A genomic window from Silene latifolia isolate original U9 population chromosome Y, ASM4854445v1, whole genome shotgun sequence includes:
- the LOC141631601 gene encoding uncharacterized protein LOC141631601, producing MIRAWLRNVINPKLHSSITFSVPVHEIWEELRGRYSAGNAPRVHQLKTELNECKQGSDSIVEYYTRLKTIWDELENYSKAKGCTCGAAASIAKEKEQEKVHRFLMGLDSKLYGNIQTNLLMEDPIAILTRTYGLILREERHASMTKVKEDRIEAAMATQGYAGRGRNDEDGTYKPPQCTHCKKFYHTEADCYDKHGYEEVRARDIGRGRRGGYGGRGTGGRGRGCNTRPFRDPLTIID from the coding sequence ATGATTAGGGCTTGGCTTCGTAATGTAATCAACCCAAAGTTACACTCGAGTATAACTTTTTCTGTACCAGTTCACGAAATATGGGAGGAGCTCCGTGGTAGGTATTCAGCCGGAAACGCACCACGAGTTCATCAGTTGAAGACCGAACTCAATGAGTGCAAGCAGGGATCAGATTCCATAGTCGAATATTACACTCGACTAAAAACTATTTGGGATGAATTAGAAAATTACAGCAAAGCAAAGGGGTGTACCTGTGGAGCAGCGGCTTCGATTGCGAAAGAGAAAGAACAGGAGAAAGTTCACCGGTTTTTAATGGGATTAGATTCGAAATTATACGGAAACATTCAAACTAACCTATTGATGGAAGACCCAATTGCAATCCTCACTCGTACATATGGCCTGATCTTGCGAGAAGAACGTCACGCATCCATGACCAAAGTCAAGGAAGATCGTATTGAAGCAGCAATGGCAACACAGGGATATGCAGGAAGAGGAAGGAATGATGAAGATGGGACATACAAACCGCCACAGTGCACACATTGCAAGAAATTCTACCACACCGAGGCAGATTGCTATGATAAGCATGGGTATGAAGAAGTTCGAGCAAGAGACATAGGGCGTGGTAGAAGAGGAGGCTATGGAGGCCGCGGAACTGGAGGACGCGGACGtggctgtaatacccgcccttttagagaccctttgactaTCATTGAttga